The Candidatus Thermoplasmatota archaeon sequence TGAAAACATAGTTAGATATGGTATCTTTTGGGATGGTAAAGAATATATTAGTTACGGTGATTGGCTAGGAGCTCCAAGAGAACAAAGATTTTTTTTAAAACCCCGGATCGTGGTTAGGCAGATAGTAAGCGGAAAACCTCCAAGAATTTATGCAGGTTATACGGAAGAAGAACTTTACAATACACAGAGTGGGTTCAACATTCTCGTAAAGAATGAAAATGTTGTTCTTACAAAATATATTTTAGCAATATTAAACTCTAGTCTGATGAATTTTTACCACAAAGAAAAATATTTGGATCCATCCAAAACTCTATTTCAGAAGATATTAATCGCTAATGCTAAAAAATTTCCCATAAAAGTGATTTCTCTTGATAAACAAAGAAGAATTGCCCTTCTTGTCAACAAGATAATTTCTTTCAACAAACGCCTCAACGAACTTGGCGACAAGAAAACAGACGAAAGAGCCAAAATAGAGGAAGAAATCAAAAAAACTGATAATGAAATTGATCAACTTGTTTACAAACTCTATGGTTTAACAAAAAAAGAAATTGCCATTGTTGAAGAAAGTTTGAGAAATTAACTTTTTACTTGTGAATACCCTCCGTTATCCTTATAATATACAACTTCTATCTGACCTAAAACAAATTATGAAACCTATGTTCTGTGTAGAATGCGGTAAAGAAGGCCCCATATTCAGGGATGGAGTTTGCATTAGCTGCTACCTTAAAACACACAAGTTCACAAAAGGACCAGACATAATAGACCTAACAATGTGTGTAAACTGTGACTCATACAAATTCAAAAACACTTGGACAGCAGATCTCTTCGATGATATACTAAGGAGAACAATACGAAACACTTTCTATATGAGCAAAGAACTAAACAACGTAGAAATCACCACAGAATGCAAAAAAAAGAAAGAAACAATAGAATGCAAACTAATAATCTCAGGTTTCTTAGATAGCATAGAAATCTCAGAGGAACACAACATAACAATACGAATAAAAAAAGCAGTCTGTGATGTATGCTCAAGGCAATCAGGTGGTTACTACGAAGCGATAATACAGATTAGGCCAGATAGAACTAAACTATCAAAACAAGAGATAGATGACCTAGGAGCAACTGTTAGAAGCCTTGTTGACCAAATACGCAACAAAGGCAACCGCGCCCTATTTATAACAGATGAGGGTGAACAGCATGGTGGACTAGATTTTTTCCTAAGCGA is a genomic window containing:
- a CDS encoding NMD3-related protein; its protein translation is MKPMFCVECGKEGPIFRDGVCISCYLKTHKFTKGPDIIDLTMCVNCDSYKFKNTWTADLFDDILRRTIRNTFYMSKELNNVEITTECKKKKETIECKLIISGFLDSIEISEEHNITIRIKKAVCDVCSRQSGGYYEAIIQIRPDRTKLSKQEIDDLGATVRSLVDQIRNKGNRALFITDEGEQHGGLDFFLSEKNSAQVIAKKIQEQYGGEIKQSAKNVGMKDSKQLYRMTYLIRLPAYRKNDFISYKKSFYLITSIHANRVHMIRLDNWEETSVDVKELEKTKILGGKNLVKEMIFVSQSKKEVQLMDSKTYETIDVQKPKNITYNTEKIKVVSIEDQIFLIP